A section of the Sebastes fasciatus isolate fSebFas1 chromosome 5, fSebFas1.pri, whole genome shotgun sequence genome encodes:
- the LOC141768358 gene encoding uncharacterized protein LOC141768358 has translation MVSSRTSQPEAIMPEFNVRRVVSKLLNSFFKGMTADQWGFLKSGSPDDATMTMMGELLLDMTAALTKSFLKSLGSTTLASEDDVQINLGDTISQGFAEALGVDVSVQCPSSKSLTTLISEEVSESVRSALSSPEGIVQRLTPPSRLNNMILHACKMCQAFIGKMKSVFSPRPRKQRTICEQSDVEPEPSDAEDRHAVTPSSDVVIAMKDITYVTIIIKKQLNDITDPLLVDVPDSEYALMQSQNSREIEDVAEEIARSIAKDAVRSTPPEQKRKRSKKSIGSKIKKLLAKCFAKTCIHRIVAQMRKRFQRGSKIHSRESAKSLTKKINDLMKKTENCDLLGLGTPLLNIPPGRVLEFTKVLSDLLYTHITHGPEIIPEPVIRANMRADLQRKVLGFLCLARWWQIFQSDDLVDNMRHAILGTKPRAKKPLAIAAPPAPVFRDDSARRARNEQKKNCVEVILERLVTRIFKKAKVTWTLSNVHDIIQRLFEQTWAEVEGLDFDTSPETLENLEKAIYRDLIKTWGNAMWVLVSLKGGQPAVGECIASAVKGHLMAPPRQRSCMCRCFSSMLAAMTRW, from the coding sequence ATGGTATCATCAAGAACTTCCCAGCCAGAAGCCATCATGCCCGAGTTCAACGTCCGTCGCGTTGTTTCCAAGCTGCTCAACTCCTTCTTTAAGGGGATGACGGCGGATCAGTGGGGATTTTTGAAATCCGGCAGCCCCGACGACGCCACTATGACCATGATGGGAGAGTTGCTGTTGGACATGACAGCGGCCTTGACAAAATCTTTCCTGAAATCTCTCGGGAGCACGACCCTGGCGTCTGAGGACGACGTCCAAATCAATCTGGGCGACACAATCTCTCAGGGTTTTGCCGAAGCTCTGGGCGTCGACGTCTCGGTTCAGTGTCCGAGCTCCAAAAGCTTGACGACATTGATCTCTGAAGAGGTTTCGGAGAGCGTCCGAAGTGCCCTCTCCAGCCCCGAGGGCATAGTTCAGCGCCTCACACCTCCCAGCAGACTCAACAACATGATTCTGCACGCCTGCAAAATGTGCCAGGCGTTCATCGGCAAGATGAAGTCGGTGTTCTCGCCTCGACCGCGCAAGCAGAGGACCATCTGCGAACAATCAGATGTGGAACCGGAACCCTCAGATGCCGAAGACCGCCATGCGGTAACGCCTTCGTCGGACGTCGTGATTGCGATGAAAGACATCACGTATGTCACAATCATCATCAAGAAGCAGTTGAACGACATCACGGACCCTCTCTTGGTTGACGTGCCGGACTCCGAGTACGCGCTGATGCAATCTCAAAACTCTCGGGAGATTGAAGACGTCGCGGAAGAAATCGCTCGGAGTATCGCCAAAGATGCTGTAAGATCGACTCCGCCAGAGCAGAAGAGGAAACGCTCCAAGAAAAGCATCGGAAGCAAAATTAAGAAGCTTTTGGCAAAGTGCTTTGCCAAAACGTGCATCCATCGCATAGTGGCACAGATGAGGAAAAGATTCCAGCGGGGCTCCAAAATTCACAGCCGGGAGTCGGCAAAGTCTCTCACAAAGAAGATTAACGATCtgatgaaaaaaacagaaaactgcGATCTTCTGGGACTCGGCACTCCGCTCCTAAACATTCCCCCCGGTCGAGTCTTGGAGTTCACAAAGGTCTTAAGTGAtctcctctacacacacatcacacatggGCCAGAGATCATCCCCGAGCCGGTGATACGTGCCAACATGCGCGCCGACTTGCAGCGGAAGGTGCTCGGTTTCCTGTGtctggccagatggtggcagaTCTTTCAGTCCGACGACCTCGTCGACAATATGAGACACGCCATACTGGGGACCAAGCCCAGGGCCAAGAAACCTTTGGCAATCGCTGCACCGCCTGCCCCGGTTTTTCGTGATGACTCTGCACGGCGAGCGCGGaacgaacaaaaaaaaaactgcgtcGAGGTGATCTTGGAGAGGCTGGTCACGCGGATCTTCAAGAAGGCAAAAGTGACCTGGACCCTTTCAAACGTCCACGACATCATCCAGCGCCTTTTTGAACAAACGTGGGCCGAAGTCGAGGGTCTCGATTTCGATACCAGCCCAGAAACATTGGAAAACCTCGAAAAGGCCATTTACAGGGACCTGATTAAGACGTGGGGCAATGCGATGTGGGTGCTGGTGTCCTTGAAAGGGGGTCAACCGGCAGTCGGAGAGTGTATCGCCTCCGCCGTCAAAGGTCACCTGATGGCACCGCCGAGGCAGAGGTCCTGCATGTGCAGGTGCTTCTCTTCTATGCTCGCCGCCATGACGAGGTGGTAA